DNA from Triticum aestivum cultivar Chinese Spring chromosome 7D, IWGSC CS RefSeq v2.1, whole genome shotgun sequence:
GTGCATTGATGGACACAATTTAATTTTGTACGCTCTCAATTGTAAAAATATAGTCATAAGAACCAAAGCTATAATATATTTATATTTTGTGATATGACCAAATCATATTTAGTTGTTTTCTAAACTAATATTAAATGTCTAGTGCTTGCAATCACACAGAGCATAGAATTGCACCACACCTGTTTGCTAGGGTGGCATGAGTAATACAATTAGGAAACTACGTATGTTGTATCTACGTTGTTGAAATATTACCCATCTATAATCTGCTTGGGATTGTTAGTTAAAACTACTTACTCCTGAGAAAACCATATAAAGTAGGAGTGCCACTTTTAAGCACATACTACGTTGAGTAGGTTAACCATGTATAATATCTACAATCCTGCAGCTTTGTTGACTTTGAACTAGGACACTAATTTGTAGTCACATTATTTTTGGCGGAGAGTGCAACCAATAATACTTATTATCCTAAATTGTAACAAAAAATACTACAGATAATGGCGTTGCTATGTGCATGACTGCTAAACATGCTTAGAACAATGCAGGCACCAATCACTTTTATCTAGTGCGCTAGAGAAACATGGTAAACCACCAATAATAGTAACCGATCTTCAGGTTCACCAGCACTTAAACGTGATGATATGATTTACCTAGTTAGAACATGGTGTTATGATGGTTTAGGCATTGTGTCATGGTTATTTTTTATCCATTATTTATGTTTTATACTATTAATTCAATGTGTGAATGTTTTTCCATTTAATTTGCATTGGAACACAAATTATATCATTGTCATGATAATTTGAAAATCATGTGTAAAACATGTTTGCTTTCCCACTTGCTCGACGCATTTGGAAAATATTGAATTCTGTTTCTGTCTATAAGCACTAGTATGAAACTTTATGTCCAGTTCATAGATTTTTGTGAAGTACTAAACTCCAAACTCCAAAGCTAAGTCAGGTCATATGGCATGCAGTGCTATCTGCAGATTGCGACAAGAAGGCTGTGATGAAGGGGATAAATCATGGGGCGTGTGACTATTTGGTGAAGCCAGTGCATACAAACGAGCTAAAAAACATATGGCAGCATGTTGAAAGCAGGAGAAATACAGAAGCAATAAGCCACATCAGCGGGGATGATGATGACGATCAGAGAGCACAGCTTCGGACTGTTGCCCAGAGCAATGATGGAGCTAATACTGACGAGAACAAAGAGAGCACACATGCATCCACTACCCAAAAGAAGCCAAGAGTGGGATGGACAATTGAGCTGCACACAAAGTTTATGGATGTTATCAACCAGATCGGCCTTTATAGTAAGACACACATTATGTCCTTATTAAATGACACGACACTTGTCGTTATTTGGGATTTTCCATTAACAAATTTTTGATTACATTACTATAGGGGCTACTCCAAAAAGGATTCTGGAGCTGATGAATGTGGATTACCTCACTAGACAAAATGTATCGAGTCATCTACAGGTTTATTTTCGACCCTTGTTCTTCATTTCTCACATGTTTGTGTTCCATTTAGTCATAGTCTAATATTTTGTCATATATAAGTGCGAGCTCTTATTTTTTGGGGGAACATATCATTCAAAGGTTTAGTAATGCACCTAGCATGACAATGTGTGTAATTGTAATCATTTTTGTCCTTGAACATATGAGGCTTATCTTATATAATGCATGCCTCATACTTTTTTTTCCCATGCAACACTTTCATTTATTTTTGTTCCCATATGTCCACCATTACTATTTCCCATGAGCATGCATCTCATGTACATGTTTATTTTTTCTATATTGTTATTGCAGAAGTATAAATTGTACTTGAAAAGAGTCAACCCAAATCCACTTGGTGATGCATGTGTAAGATGGAACTCTTTCATGAACACTCCAGAGAGTTTTATGCATAACCATGAACATGAAAGGTGGGTTGTATCCTCAGGTGGCATCGCCTCCTGGAGTCCCAACAATTACGGGGCAGCAAGTCACTTAGGCCAGCATACAAACACCCAAAGCAGTATGTGCATGACTTATTTGGTTCCATAGATACCCAATATGAGAAGATTTTCTGGCTTCAATGAGCATATAGTTCCATTCAACATGCCTAGCAATCCAAGCTCTATAGGGATGTTGAATGCAAACAACAGTGTTCCAATGGCACTACCTCAGTTCGTTTACAGCGACCCCATCACTACATTAGTGGCAGGCTTAAGTGAGCAGATGGCGTCGTTCAACATAGCAAGCGACACTGGCTCGGTTGGAATGATGTTAAATGGCAAGTCTGCACCGGGTATAGGAAGAACTTCAGTGGCAGAGACTGATATGGTTAACTACGAAAGAACTAGTTCTGCACTTTCCAACCATCAGACAGATGGTTTCGTCGCATTGACCCAGATGCATGATGTCGGTGATGCATCTGGCATTCTCCATGTGCAAGAAGGAACAATGGATCAACAAGCGCTTAGTGGTCAACTGAATGGCATCAATGCCTTGTCATCGGGTGGTATTTCCAGTCTTCTCAATGAAGTAATAACTTTTCTCATTGACATGTATCTTGTCTATGCATATGAAATTTTGAACTGAACAGGTGTATTTAAATCAAGCTTTCTTTCTCACTGTAGGATTTCATTAGAGAGGATGCTGTCATGGATGGGTAGTGACACTTATGTTGGTTAACCCAGCCTACACGCGAGATCGTTTTCTCTTGTGTGTTGGGCACTTTTTAATTGGTCATTCATTTGTTCTTGCACACTGTACCATGAAACTATCTGAATTATTGTAGTTGGAAGTACAGTCGTGTTGGGGCTTCTATTCTACTCTGGCTTTTTTTAAGTATCTACTATCTTTTGAGATCAAAAAATGTTCGGTTGTGTTATTTCTGATGTAACCATTTTTTGTTCTATATATTATCAATGTGGTGTTTGCATCTTTTCCCGAAACAACATTTCAAGGTAAAAATGTGTGCCCCTGTCTATGACATGGTCTTTAGGACCAAATGATCAGACACGCCTTAGGGTGAATGGATACATTAAATTTTCTATAAAGGCATATACATATTTTTCCCTGCATTTAATGCTCATTGCAAAAGTGTGAGAAGTAGAAACCGAGTGAAGAGAACCTTGGTCTTCATGATCCAAGTATGAATGCTTAACTTTTCCAATTCTAATGTCGAGTGATAGAAGTTGCTTACACTAATGTCTTATCCTAATATTTTGTGCCTATCACCCTATAACATAAAGGAAATTATTTAGTTTTGGTTGTAGAAAATAATTATTTACCTCAATTGTGCAAGTCAGTGATGCCTAACTTAAACTTATGTGCAGCCAAGAATAGGGTTTATGAACGCCTAGGCCATCATCACAACATGTTCAAACATCATGCAATTGCATGGTTATGTTATCAGATACAATCATATGATATCTCAAACCCTATAACTTTATTTAAGAGGTGTGGTGATGCTTAATGTTGTTGTGGAAAATGCTAACAAAACCTAAAAAATGATAATGGAAGGAATCAATGTACCACATAGCAATTGGAGATGATGTTAGATAATCTTGTCTGTTTGGGAAGTTATAGTTTGTACGTGGTTTActaggtactccctccatcccatagtataagagcgttttttacactagtgcagtgtcaaaaacactcttatattatgggatagagggagCAGTCTACTAGGACGTGTTGGAGCTAGCTTGCATGCCATGTGTTAGTTCTAGGAATTCTAGTTAGCAATAGTACGGCTGGAGGTAGTATTGTCGTGTCATAGTTTGAGTTTAGTAGGAGTCCAAGGCAGAGTTGGTCCATGTGGTAATCGTATAGGGTTCTAGTACTAGTCTAGTTAGGAGTCCATGTAGGTCTGTCAATCTTAGGTCAGTTGCTCCATGTATACATGAGGCATGTGTGAGCTTTTGTAATGGGGAGAAAAGgagaaaaaataaagagagaaaCGAAGGGCATGACAAGGGACTTGGCTAAAAGTTTTTGTGTGCATGTGTTCGTTGTGATTTGATGTGATCTATCCATGGGCAAGTTCCAACAGATGAAAGAGTTAATGTGCCACACGACAAAGGAAATGAAAGGAGTCAATGCACCATGGTACAAAGAGAGATGATAGGAGTCAACATACCAAGTGAAAGTGAAAAATGGAGATGAAAGGATTCAAAATGACACATGACAAATGGAGATGAAATGTGTCATCGCGATAGGTGACAAATATATGCCTTAAGAACCAAAAAGTTCATATTCGAAAGGTCAGATTGGCACCGAACGATTTATATGCAGGGATACCTAGTGGCACCAATTAAGTTCACTGCCAGAAAGAAAGTCTCTGATCTACAAGAATTACTGTTAAATGCACTGCTTGGTGAATTTCATACTAGATACTCCCCTCCATGTACTTTCCAAAGGGGGCAATAGACCTGAGTTTCCTGAGCTAacatatgattttttttattttagaaaaGACATCAAGGGGTTGATATCCTATATTGCATGAAGCGGTGAAGGTACTCGCTTTTTTGGATTGCCTCGAGGTTGTGCATTGTCAAAATCTTGAATATGAGATACTACAGATTGAGAGATGATCTCTTAAATCTTTCTGATAAGAATAAAGTAATATGCCAATGCATACCACCTACGGGTAATATTTTGTTACAAAAAGGAGTCGATGCACCACACAAAAAGATATGTAATGTTAAAAGTACGGATTTTCCATTTCCATTGGGTGAATCCTCATCTTCTCTGTTTTTTCCCTAAAAAGAGATGCCAAAGATGGATTATGGAAGATCACCGCATCCTATTGGACTTCATTTGAAGCAATGAGCTTACGTTGTGTCTTGAGGTCTTTCTATTTATAATTCAATTGGTGGCGATCTGACCCTCCAAATCCAAACCTTTTGATTCTAACGACATATATTTGTCGCATAGTGCATTAAATCCTTTCATATTCATTTGTCATGTGTTACTTTGAATAATTTTATCTACATTTATCATGCAGTATGCTGGCTCGTTTCATCTCTATTTGTGGAGTGGCGCTTTCCTTTGAACCCCTCATTGTATGGAACCTCGACTTCTTTCATCTCCAATTGTTGGCTGACACATTAACTTATTTCATCTCCATTGGTCAGGTTTTCATGAGTACTTCTCCACAATGATAGGAAGTACTACCACATCCCATAAATTATATTAATAGAATTTGAAATATCATATGTTTGTATTTCATAAAAAAACATTCACTTGCATGAATAATGTGAGCTGAGGACAACATTTCCCTCAACTATTTCATGAATAATGACATGAAGCTAGTAAATGTTCACTCTTGCAAGTAACAGTAGTCATCGTGTGCCTTCTTCTACAAGAATATGTTTTAGGTGGTTGGGTGTTTGATTCTCGGGGTAATGAAATACTAGCAAACAATAGAAGCATAATTCCTTTGCCTTGTCAATGCCATCGATGGTCTTGTTGTGATCCATGAAGCGGATTGGGATTCACAGAGAGTCGCTTGAAGCACCGTCTAGTAGCATAACTGGAAAGAGGATGTGAAAATGAAAGTAGAAATGAAGTGTCGGTTCTGATAGGAGTGGCGGAAGTGAGAAGAGGGGGGGAAACTAATCTATGTTCCTTCTTGAGGGCATCGAAACTTATGTCACGAGGCACACATAGCAAGAGCCGTCCATCCTCCATCTAGCGGTGTTTGGTCTTTGAAGGAAGGTGAGGAGGCAGATGCCAAGAGGTCGTACATCACGCAACAAACGACCATCAAACTAACGGTGATGTTTATCAACTATGGCTATCATAATATTAGCATGTTCTGTGTATATCGATTGCGACACTTTTTCACCTCGGTAATACGCCCATGATAAGACCATTTGACAAATTTCACATCTTTTATCAACATCTATGTTGGATTCAATTTTTGCAAACAAAACCCAAACGGTTACTAAATACAACCAAATGAGATTTATAACACATGAGTAAGCGTGCAAATCATCTATAATGTGTTGCCTACATCATGGAGAACTATTGTACACAATGTTGGAATACTATTTTGACGAGGCGCTTCAAAAAGATCCTAAATATGGGTGTTCTAAGAGTAAGCAGGAGTGGACATCATCACTTGGCAAATTTAAATGTGAGGTTAAACTTGTGATCATCAATGCTATATAATACATGCTCCATGCCCATTATTGTCCATGTGACACCGACATGGACTACATTTGTTCATCCACATTTGTCACTCGTTTCAACCGTTGGTCCTGCCCGTACGCGTGGGGGTTTGCCTGCCCGGACACAAAGGGTCTTCACCTTCCTGGATGCGGAGCGGCTTTGGCCACCCCGATACGGAGGGGATTGTCAAGCCCGGATGCGGAAGGACTTGGCATACCCTGATGCGGAGGCGCTAGGCCTACCTGGACCCTTGTCGTCATGGGCTCTGGCCATCTAGCGCCCTATCCGGCTTCCCGACgtctaaggatggcaattttatccatggctACAGATACCCGCGGATACCATACCCAcatgggcagggtatgggcacaattttatatccatgggtagtacccataccctacccgctAAGTCATGGGTAGGGTAAGGGTATAGCCTTGTACCCGTGCATATACCCATACCGTACCCATTTATACTGACATGTGGACCTTACTCATGGAGCTCCAACATATGCGCAATGGTCGGTAGCGTCAAAGGAGCTAGGCAAGCGAACTACTCCCATAATTAAGCCTCACATCATCACACGAAATCCCCTCATCTCCGTCAAATGTtttttttgtcaaatgtgctatCGATGAATGTAAATTATGAATTACTTGTGTACTATTAtacccaatgggtatgggtacCTGTCAGGTATAGGTACGGGTAAATTTTCATAtccatgggtacgggtatgggtagaattttaTACCCATTGACTACAcaggtatgggtatggtattgctctaccagCCCCATagcctacccattgccatccttgcCGGTGTCATGGGGCATGGCTGGCTTGTTCATTGGCCGCTTTCTATTTGGCAAAGGGATGACTTCCGATGCTTCGTGCGGAGGCGCTTGGCATGTCCGAACCCTTGATTCAAGTTTTATAGCCCAATGCATATAGATAATTTAGCCACCAAATACTCTTGTAACCCATTCATGTATAATAATAACAGATCTACACAGGAAGTAAGGCCTTCCACTTGGGGCCCTAAACTCGGGTATATCATGTGTCTTCGTCGTTGCGAGCTTCATCAGCAAGATCCTTGTATAACCGCTTCCTACATGTTGTCTACTATATATATGCCCCAGATACAAGGTTCATGAATTTTGCGTATCAATTTCCTCGATGTTCGTAATTTTGCTCACCAGTCTGTTCACCCTCTATAATTTTTATGCCCAGCTCCATAGCTTTGACACCCACAAGAGATTCTTCTAGGATCCGACAATGTAGTGGGTTCCAATCATCAACAGGTTCTGCTGGTTAGGGCGGTCACAATATAAAGttgtggtcatcatgatgaaaagcGCTGAAGCGATAGCAACACCAACACCATAAGAAAAAGAGGTGCGGGTTGCTACGGCGATCAAGGAGGACAACTTACGATGTGCCAAGTTTGCCTCAAAGTTGGGCATATTGCGTGAGTTTTGGCATCACTTTTGTGATAACTAGGTTATTGGAGGGCAACGTGTTCGTTTGGATACAATTGCGT
Protein-coding regions in this window:
- the LOC123171407 gene encoding two-component response regulator ORR24-like; this translates as MGGDPRQMMEDAAEDKFPEGLRVLAVDDDSVCLKVLEDLLRGCKYHPTTVMDAKTALKMLRAGKEVFDLVITDVRMPDMDGFKLLELIRLEMDLPVIMLSADCDKKAVMKGINHGACDYLVKPVHTNELKNIWQHVESRRNTEAISHISGDDDDDQRAQLRTVAQSNDGANTDENKESTHASTTQKKPRVGWTIELHTKFMDVINQIGLYRATPKRILELMNVDYLTRQNVSSHLQKYKLYLKRVNPNPLGDACVRWNSFMNTPESFMHNHEHERWVVSSGGIASWSPNNYGAASHLGQHTNTQSRMLNANNSVPMALPQFVYSDPITTLVAGLSEQMASFNIASDTGSVGMMLNGKSAPGIGRTSVAETDMVNYERTSSALSNHQTDGFVALTQMHDVGDASGILHVQEGTMDQQALSGQLNGINALSSGGISSLLNEDFIREDAVMDG